From the Aquirufa lenticrescens genome, the window TCCTTACGCAAAGTCCGAAATTCAGTCGTAGCAGTAGAAGGGATGCCTACAAACTAGCGGCAGTTTTGCAAGGCTAACTTTACGCTGTCAGCAGGATAAATTTGTTTTTTACCTCCCCATTTTTCGCGCATGTAGGTCACGAGCTCTGCGATATCTAATGCTTGTAGTTTCGGATTAGCCGGCATAAAACCATTTCCCTTTTTGCCATTCTTTAATAAGCAGGCCAAAGCCTCAGGACTCAATTTCGTTTGTTGAATAGACGGATACAAATCACGCAATCCTGATCCATCTGCTTGGTGGCAATTCTCGCAATTCGCCTTGT encodes:
- a CDS encoding c-type cytochrome — encoded protein: MKYLLLLITPFVFSCQSKEEITQQQYSVEGMALYKANCENCHQADGSGLRDLYPSIQQTKLSPEALACLLKNGKKGNGFMPANPKLQALDIAELVTYMREKWGGKKQIYPADSVKLALQNCR